The following are encoded in a window of Camelus ferus isolate YT-003-E chromosome 20, BCGSAC_Cfer_1.0, whole genome shotgun sequence genomic DNA:
- the LOC116658242 gene encoding butyrophilin subfamily 1 member A1-like: MSVWRNAPLYADWRKEEFKAVNVTLDAATAHPALLLSEKGRQVTWQETCQDLPSSPQRFDSLPCVLGQPHISSGRFYWEVQVEDMLSWDLGICRDNVTRKGRVTMSPQNGFWAIRLYKGEYWALTSPVTPLILKETLLRVGIFLDYEAGDVSFYNMTAGSHIYTFPQNTFYGVLRPLFRLWSSESGPLTICPGEGESY, translated from the exons ATGTCTG tCTGGAGGAACGCACCATTATATGCTG ATTGGAGGAAAGAAGAATTCAAAGCTG TAAACGTGACCCTGGATGCAGCCACTGCccatcctgccctcctcctgtctGAAAAAGGGAGACAAGTTACCTGGCAAGAAACATGTCAAGATCTACCCAGCTCCCCACAGAGATTTGACTCCCTTCCCTGTGTGCTGGGTCAGCCACACATCAGTTCAGGGAGATTCTACTGGGAAGTACAGGTTGAGGACATGCTATCCTGGGACTTGGGAATTTGTAGGGATAATGTAACAAGGAAGGGGAGAGTCACAATGTCCCCACAGAATGGTTTCTGGGCCATTAGGCTCTACAAGGGAGAATACTGGGCCCTCACCTCCCCAGTAACGCCTCTTATTCTAAAAGAAACTCTCCTTAGAGTAGGGATATTCCTAGATTATGAGGCTGGAGATGTATCTTTCTATAACATGACAGCTGGATCCCACATTTACACCTTTCCCCAGAATACATTCTATGGTGTCCTAAGGCCACTTTTCAGACTTTGGTCCTCTGAGTCAGGCCCCCTAaccatctgtccaggggaaggagaAAGCTACTGA